AATGTGAATGATAATTTCTCTCTTATATCCAAATTTTTCCCTTGCTATTGATCCaccatttcattattttattttattttaattaatcccAATCATGGGTATATGTTTCTCTTCAACAAAGGTTGTTAGCGGCTCTAACAGTAACGCAACAAACACGGAGAACCGTAAACGGAATTCAACTGCGACGGAAACTGTTACTGTCGTCACGGGCCAAAAACATCAGGTACCGAGCTCTGCTCCGCGACGTAGAAGCCCAGATGAGGcccaaaataaaaaacagcAGAGTCAGAATCATCATCAGCAACACAGGCCCAAAGAGAAAGTTGGTTCGCGGCATGTTCCGTGTGGGAAACGAACGGATTTCGGTTATGAGAAAGATTTTGATAAGAGATTTTCGCTAGGGAAATTATTGGGGCATGGACAATTTGGTTATACCTATGTTGGAATTGATAAATCTAATGGAGATCGTGTTGCTGTTAAGAGACTCGAGAAAGCAAAGGTAAGATTCATTTttttgtgagtttttttttaaattattattttgtggttTTGTAATTGGTCAATAGGTTAGGAAGAATAAAGAATTAATCAGATTTCGTTTTTTTGCTTGAGACTGCTCAATTTTTGTTATGCATTTGGAATTTTAGAACTATAGGATAATggtagatttaattttttttttttcattttgtaaagGAATTTTTGCAATGCCTGCTGATTGATACTGCATCTATGTTTTTTGTTTGATGTTGAGCTAGAATTGCTCAACTTTTTTGGGGTTGAAGTTGAGGTGTTTTTGTAAACGGGCATAACAAGCTTGACTAGTTATGGTTGACTTGTTGTTCTGTAACTTGTATATCAAGCCATTTGGTTGTAACATGGTTTTCAATTGTGGTTCTGTTGAGATCTTTGAGATTGCGGAAAAATTGGTAACAAGTGTGGTCGATGCCGATGGGATTGTAGACTCGATGACCATAATATAAAACCAAATACTCTGTCTTCATTCCATTTTTTCTTTCAGTTTCTCCACTGATTCGATTGTGGCATCCTCCGAGGATAGTTATGACTTATGGTAGTGTTTATTAATGCTCGATAGGATAATGGGAATTCTAGTAAAAGATTAGTCGAGTAACTTCGGATCTGGTTGGTGTTGTAAATTTGTAATGCCCGCAATTGATTTTAATGAATGTATAATCTGAATTTAAGTTCCTATATATGCTTCGTTTACACGCAAGAGGTTTTGTGAATCAATCCTTGATTATTGTGGCAGATGGTTCTCCCCATAGCTGTTGAGGATGTAAAGAGAGAGGTCAAGATATTGAAAGAACTTACAGGCCATGAAAATGTGGTTCAATTCTATAATGCTTTTGACGATGAATCATATGTGTACATAGTTATGGAGTAAGTTACTTTTTTCTGTCTATTTTCTTTATATCTATGTCGTGTCATTGTGTTCATCTGATTTAAAGCAGCATTTGACTGTAATAAATTCTGGATATATCTTTTGACAGCTAATTTATCAAATCATTTATGTTGGGTTTATTGTCTATTGTTTTgttcttttatatatacatCTATTAAAGTAAACTTCTTGACAATTTACCTTATATTAGGTTATGCGAAGGTGGAGAATTGCTAGACAGGATATTGGCCAAGTAAGTTCTGTTTGATCTTGGATGTGATTGATTTTTTCCCTGACTAGTTGGCTCTTCAGATGTTAACAATTTCACAAATTTCGAAACCAGGATCACTGATGAGTCCAAAATATTATTGTCTGCTAGATTTTTGTGTTCAGCAATGTGTTTTTTCCCTGTACTCAGAACTTAGTTTTTCTACCTCTTCTTTTACAGGAAGGACAGCCGTTACACTGAAAAAGATGCTGCAGTGGTTGTAAGGCAGATGCTGAAGGTTGCAGCTGAGTGTCATTTACATGGTTTGGTACATCGCGACATGAAGCCAGAGGTGCGATCAAGTGCACTGGCATATTTAAAGCAATGTAATGTTATGGTACTAGACAAtaaattctttttgttttcttctttgcGTGCagaattttcttttcaaatcaaacaaggaAGATTCAGCTTTAAAGGCTACTGATTTTGGTTTGTCTGATTTCATAAAACCTGGTGaggaaaaatatttatgttaatcgTTTGATtgatttctttcatttttactCCCCTATGTATCAGGCGTTTTTTTTGCAATCTTTAATTGAGAGTTCTAGTTCTATctctttgaaaaaaataatcagGTAAGAGGTTTCAAGATATTGTTGGAAGTGCATACTACGTCGCACCAGAAGTGTTAAAGCGGAAGTCAGGTCCTGAATCAGATGTATGGAGTATTGGTGTGATTACATACATATTGCTTTGTGGGAAACGACCATTTTGGGATAAGACTGAGGATGGTATCTTCAAGGAGGTACACTTAATTCTTATTACATTCTAAGTTTCCTGTTTTTTATGTTGGATTttctatctatttttttaatgacatgaATAAATCTTTGGCCTTTCCCTTAAAGAACATGATTTACTACTTTCCTTACATTTAATATATGATTACATCATATGCAGGTCTTAAGGAACAAGCCTGATTTCCGGCGGAAACCGTGGCCAACTATAAGTAATGCAGCAAAAGATTTTGTGAAGAAATTGTTGGTAAAAGATCCTCGTGCAAGATTAACTGCTGCTCAGGCTCTATGTATGTTTCCGCTTTATTTCTTATGATGTGAAGGCTGTTTATCACGCTATCTAGTTTCCTTTccttaaattatttacatttgtCACTGCCTCAAATTTAGGgtgtgaaaaaatatttaatgacgAGCCAGACTAAAAATTGTCTAAccttttttcaaaaagaagaaAGTTTAAGCAATGAATTAATAGCACTTGAACGCTATTTCATTTCTAACACTGGGTTTacatgttcaattttttttcttcctaaagTGAGaagtattttgttttatgttgtCAAATATTGAAAAGTTGTCCTCAGTTTAGACTTTCTGTAGTCCAAccttttttaaaacttgtgtCAACTCTCCTTTTCTCCTGATTGAGATTTGGGACCAATTAATGATGAATGATTAGACATTTTTGTCTTCAATGAATGTTTGCTTAAATTTtatgtatacaaattatttacgttaaaaaggaaaggaaggaaggaggaaaaatggaaaaaaataaaaaaaacagaacAAAGAATAACTTGGCAAAATTGATTGCACATAACTGTTGCTGTAAGTATGCAAAACTCAAAAAGTAAAGTTAATGTGGAAACATTAGTTATCTATAAGGAGATAAAGGGTACTTTGGTAGTCATTTTCCAAATTAACACTGGGCCTAAACGTCCTTACGTTCAGCTCAACTCTTTCTGTTTATTGTTCAGTCACACTTGGTTTGCATAACTAATGCAGTAGTTTTTATCTAATTAGAATTTCGTTTCATTCAGACTTGGAAATCATTCTAAATCCTTACAGGGTTTTCTTAATTTAACAAAGAACTGCGACTTAAACACAACCATATTCTAATTGTAATCTTTACTTTTCAAAACACATTTAAAACAAAGCTATATCCTAATGTTGAGTTGTATATGAATTCTGATATTTCCAGCACATCCATGGGTTAGAGAAGGAGGAGAGGCATCCGAAATTCCAATTGATATATCTGTCCTGAACAACATGCGACAGTTTGTGAAGTATAGTCGATTGAAACAATTTGCATTGAGGGTAAGAAGACACGTTAATTCAGGTCTTTGCTTGCTAGAATGCACTGAAATTGTTTGATGTTGATTTTATGGTTGCTTGGTTATCTTACAGGCATTGGCTAGCACACTTAATGAAGGTGAGTTGTCTGATCTAAAAGATCAGTTTGATGCAATAGATGTCGACAAAAATGGTGCTATTAGTCTTGAAGAGATGAGACAGGTAACTCATATATCAAACCACACCACTTATCTGTTATTGATTAATTAACCCCCTTAATGTAGTATTCCCTTTTGTCTAAACTAAAGTGATTAATTTGCAGGCTCTTGCTAAAGATCTCCCTTGGAAGTTGAAAGAATCCAGAGTATTAGAGATATTGCAAGCGGTTAGTATCTAAGATCCTTTGTTGACAACTTATCATCTCttatttcacttttaaaatttgaaagtttctttggtgttttatgata
This region of Cicer arietinum cultivar CDC Frontier isolate Library 1 chromosome 8, Cicar.CDCFrontier_v2.0, whole genome shotgun sequence genomic DNA includes:
- the LOC101502305 gene encoding calcium-dependent protein kinase 28; protein product: MGICFSSTKVVSGSNSNATNTENRKRNSTATETVTVVTGQKHQVPSSAPRRRSPDEAQNKKQQSQNHHQQHRPKEKVGSRHVPCGKRTDFGYEKDFDKRFSLGKLLGHGQFGYTYVGIDKSNGDRVAVKRLEKAKMVLPIAVEDVKREVKILKELTGHENVVQFYNAFDDESYVYIVMELCEGGELLDRILAKKDSRYTEKDAAVVVRQMLKVAAECHLHGLVHRDMKPENFLFKSNKEDSALKATDFGLSDFIKPGKRFQDIVGSAYYVAPEVLKRKSGPESDVWSIGVITYILLCGKRPFWDKTEDGIFKEVLRNKPDFRRKPWPTISNAAKDFVKKLLVKDPRARLTAAQALSHPWVREGGEASEIPIDISVLNNMRQFVKYSRLKQFALRALASTLNEGELSDLKDQFDAIDVDKNGAISLEEMRQALAKDLPWKLKESRVLEILQAIDSNTDGLVDFTEFVAATLHVHQLEEHDSDKWQQRSQAAFEKFDLDKDGFITPEELRMHTGMRGSIDPLLEEADIDKDGKISLPEFRRLLRTASISSRNVTSPTQRQRRI